TTCGTCAGCCAGCTTGTTAAAGATCCCATTAAGGGCACTGACCAAGCCCTGGTCATTGCTGGAAGTGACCCCAGAGGCACGATCTACGGTATTTACGACATCAGCGAGCAGATTGGTGTGAGTCCTTGGTACTGGTGGGCAGATGTGCCGATCCGTAAACGAGATGAGATCTTTGTGCTCGCCAAGCCTAAGGTTCAGAAGTCTCCTTCAGTCAAGTACCGAGGTATCTTCCTCAACGATGAGCAGCCTGGTCTTTCCAGTTGGGTCGGGTAAGAGAAATATGCTTCTCTATGGGAGCCAATACTAACCTGAACAGTTCACGCTGGGATCCAACCTGGAACAACAAGGCCCCCTACAACCACGAGTTTTACGCCCTCGTCTCGGAACTGCTGCTCCGTCTTCGAGCCAACTACCTCTGGCCCACTGTCTGGGGCAGCATGGTCTACATTGATGACCCTCTCAACCAGCCACTTCTTGATGCTTACGAGATTGTTCTCGGTGGATCTCACACTGAGCCCATGATGCGAGCACAGAACGAGTTCCGAACTTTCTACGAGGGTGAGTGGCAGTACAAGACCAACAACGAGACCATCGATGAGTACTTCCGCTATGGTGTTTCGCGAGCCAAGCCATATGCCCGAAACAGTCTCTGGACTATGGCCATGCGAGGAACTGGCGATACAGCTATTGAAGGTGATCTCGGCATTGACGGTATAGTCGAAATGCTCGAGACTCTTGTTGACAACCAGCGAGAGATCCTCAAGGAAGGTCTCAAGGTTAAGAACTTGACTGACGTTCCATCTCTGTGGTGTCTCTACAAAGAGGTTCAGTCCTACCAAGAGCGCGGCCTTGTCGTCCCCGAGGACATCACCCTTCTCTGGGCTGACGACAACTGGGGTAACATTCGTCGTCTCCCTCTCGCTAACGAGACAGACCGCtctggtggtgctggtgtcTACTATCACTTCGACTACGTCGGTGACCCCAGAAACTACAAGTGGATCAACACAATTCAACTTGAGAAGACAACCGAGCAGATGACTCTAGCTTACCACCGAAACGCCCGTCGCATTTGGATCGTCAACGTTGGTGATCTCAAGCCAAAGGAGATCCCCATCAGCCACTTCATGGATCTTGCCTACGATACTGAGAAGTGGGAGAAGGAGGGTACAACCAAGTGGGTTGAGGCTTGGGTCGAGCGCGAGTTTGGCAGTGAACATGTCGAGGCCATCACGGACATTATGACGCGCTATGGGATGTACGCTGCTCGCCGCAAGTTTGAGTTGCTCGAGCCCCAAGTCTACTCCGTCATCAACTACCACGAAGCCGAGGCCATTCTTGAGCAGTGGGCTACTTTGAAGGAGGATACCCAAGCTGTGTATGACAAACTTGACTCCGAGTACCAGCCCGCTTTCTTCGAGATGCTGCTCCACCCTGTTCTTGGCGGTGAGATTGTCAACAAGATCCAGATCTACGGCGCCAGGAACCAGTTGTACGCGGGACAGAAGCGTAACTCTGCTAATGATGTTATCTGGAAGTCTGTGGATTTGATGTACAAGGACTCGAATCTGACGCAGCGATGGAATGAGTTGCTCGATGGCAAGTGGGCACACATGCTCGATCGTAAGTTCCTCACTTTCTTTTGATCTGAACACCACTGATATATTTAGAAACTCACCTGGGCTACGATGGATACTGGCAACAGCCCATGAGAAACACCCTTCCCGACCTCCGATTCGTCCAAGACGTCTGGCCATCACTCGGCGGCCAATATGGCGTTGGTGTCGAGGGTTCAAACGCCACTATCCAGGGCGACAGCCGTTGGCACTCCTTGTCGTCCAGCAGCCTCGaacttcctcctctggaGCCCCACGGAGCCCAGTCCCGATACTTTGATGTCTTCCACCGTGGAAACAAGGGCTGCAACTGGCGCGCAGCACCATGGGAGGACTTTATCCAGCTGTCACAGTACAACGGTACAGTTGGTGGTGATAACGGTACCGATAGCCGTGTTTACATCACAGTTGACTGGGATAATGCTCCCCAGGCACCTAACACGACAGAAGTCATGATCAACATCACTAGCGACTGCCGTGGGTTTGAGAAGTATGCTGGTGAAGAGCCAAAGCTCGTTGTGACGGTCATCAACCGAGAGGTTCCCGATAGCTTTGAGGAAGGATTCGTTGAGTCTGATGGACATGTTTCTATCGAGGCATCGCACTATCAGAAGATCCACGAGGGTGACTCTGATAACTCTTCTCTCGAGTATCACACCATCAAGAACTACGGTCGTACTCTAGCTGGTATGGGCTTGTACCCTCTCAACaccgagaagctcaaggtcGGCGAAGGTCCTGCTCTGGAGTACGACATGTacctcttcagcaacaactCAGCCGTCAACGTGACAGTCTTCATGTCCCCGGGCGCCAACTACCTCGGCGACCGCAACCCTCTTCAGTACGGTATCACCCTCTTCCCAGCGGATAAGAAGCAGCCCGACCCAACGATCGTCACACCCATTGGTCCTAACAAGGGCACTAACATGCCAGATGGCTGGGGCTACGCCGTTGGCAACGCTGTTTGGGGCTTGTACGGAAACTACACCACTTCGTCTTTCAACGTTCCCAAGGAGGGAGCCTACAAGCTTAGGGTCTGGGCTCTTCTACCGAATATCTTGATTCAGAAGATTGTggttgatcttggtggtgtAAGACAGTCTTATCTCGGACCGCCTGAGAGTTTCTTGCTTGGACGGGATGAGATGGGCAAGTATAACGGTACCTCGTTCGTGAGCACGCCAGGTATTCTTGGAGGAACTTTTGATAAAGAGTAATAAGCTATAGAGACAATAGGCTTTCAGTAGTAAAGATAATTGAAAATTGGGTTTGACTGTAATATGTTTTATATGTGAACCTTCATGAAGTTGATCGAAGCCAAGGGTGATTAATGAGATCAGTGGCTGAAGGCCGATGAGCCGGATCATACTGGAATACCCACCGCAACAGCCCCAATAGCTCCTGGGACTCTGCCTCATCGATATCACCTGGACCTTCTGCCATAATCAGGTCCTCGAGAGAAAGAAACTGACCAGGATCTGCGAGCGGAGGACCATCATTTTCTTCGTCCATCCCATCGCCCAAGTCCTTGTCGTCACCACCACTTATGTGGCCATCCTCTTGGGATTTGATCTCCAGTCTATTTCCACTGGAATCGAGATACTGGTCTGCTCGGCGCCACTTCTCGAGCAAAGGCTTTGGCAGTGGCCCAATGACCTCCCAGAGCTGGATGAGATGTTCGTCGTTGGAAGTCTCATCGTAGTCTTGTCCCTCCAGAGGGCTTTGTTCCGTAGATGTTGTAAAATTCAGTAGACTGAATCTGTGCCGCCAGATGATATAGAACTTACCACCGCCCAAGTCAGCAAGTTTTACAAGCGGGTCGAGGCCATATGAGAAGTAGTGACTCAAAGGCCGAGGCTCAAGTAGTTATGACGGGGCCCAAAGGTCCTTCTTCCCATCTTTCCGTTTGAGCGGCCGCGCATCGCTTTCAGATTGCTTCAATCTTAGCTCCGTGTTTCGGGTGGCTTCAATTGGCTCTATGCAAGCGAGGATGTTACCACAATGCAGGTCGCAGTGGATGATACCACGTTCATGGAGACTGTGAAGTGCCTGTACCGTATTGAGGAGCGCCCTCCTAGCAAAGTACTTGGTGAATCTTCTCTCCCATGGCTTGCCAATCTGGAATTCCGGTCTGAATCTCAGAAGGGCTGTCAAATCTGGGCCCATGGTCTCAAAGACGAGGCCGTCGTGCGCTCCATTTAGACCAGTGATCTTGATTATGTCATAGAGAGTCACAAGGCCTGGACAGCTATTTCGGAGGTGAGATTTATAAAGAGACACGTCTCTGCTCGTAGTCTGAGGCTGTGTTGCAAGAGTGATCTTCAGAGATACATAGCGGGTCAACCTAATCAACGGTGTCAGTAAACTATAAGGTTCTTAGAACATCGACGTACTTCATGTCAACTGCAAGCCAGACCGTGGAGTATTGACCCCATCCTACCTTGCGCATGATATGGTAGCGTTCTTCTATCACATCACCGAGATGAACGGGGTGATAGCCGCCTGGATGATATGCTTCACTCCATTCACAAGCAGTACCGTTCCTCATAAATCGGAAGTCCTCGTCTTCCCAAGGGGCCTTGCTAGGCGGAGTAGGAGGGCGAGAGGACATATGGCGGCGATACAGAATATAGATGACGTGCGTAAGAGTTCTTACTAACATTGAAGGATCACAATTGGCATTTTGGTCGAGAAGTATTAAAGCGGGGTATTGTTGCTGCCTAATCCTAATGCCTCGCAAATTTCACCAAAAAATAACACTTGGGTTAAAACTATATGAAACTATTATAGCTTTCAAAATAATAGTTCTGGCATACTTAGTGTTTATATTTACCGTGAAGTCTCTTAATACTGTGCAAACTAAGTGTTGATCCTTTTACAATCATTCGAATCCTCCGTGCAACCACTTGGGTTACCAAGTCTACAAAGGCAAGATGAACCAACAGGAACGTCTGCCTCGGCCTGGGCCAATTGAAGCAATCTTTTGATAATAACAGCCTCCGCATCTCTCCCAAGACGCACAAGGCACTCGTGATAACCATACAAAGCCCAGACGTTTCTCGGGTGCTGGTGCCCCCGAGTCAGGCCTTCACGCAGACCAAGATCCTCAGCGTAAGCATTCGCCGCCTGTTCAACCATGCCTTGCTCGAGAGACAGCGCTCCATATGGGTGTCTGGCAGGGAGCATCCACCCCCAAGGCTCTGTATATATCAACGCGTCTTCGGCCTTGATAGCCTGTCTCAGTGCCTCGAAAGCAACGTCATAGTTCTGACGTCGGTACTCAATCTCCCCGTCCAACATAGCAGTGGCTACCTTTAATACATCGACTATACGATTAGGGTAGTCGAGACGCGAGACTGGGACGCGCTTAGCGGCTTCACGGAAAAGACGACGCTGAGCGTCAGCTTTCTCGAGTTTATTCAGTGAGGCAAAAGCGATACCCTTTCCGTAATACGCCATGACTGTAGTGACGCAGTAGAGTTCCTTATCCTCTGGAATATCCAGCCCGAGGATCTCTTCCCACATGCCAAATCTGATATAAACATGGACGCGAACAGCAAGGAAGAACTCAAGCCAGTCAGCCATAGGAGGTGATTCTACAGTGAGCATCTCCTCGGTGATTGTTGCTTCCATCCGGTCGCATGCCTCCAAAGCCTTCTCCTTTTGCCCTGCTAACATGCAAGCATAGGTGAGAGAGTGATAGTCGTGGAGTCGATAGAAGCTGTAGAAATTGACACCTCCATGCTTAGCGAAGTACCGGTCATCGGCCAGAGTGGCCTTGTGGTTGTATGTCATAGAGCGGCGATATTCGCCGACAAGGACATCAATATGCGTTGGCATATGAGACATGTGACCCGCATCAGGGACCAAGTCGCGGATGATGTCGCAAGCTGGCAAGGCAGCCTCGGGTTCATCCGACCTCTCCATAAGGTGGATATAAAGGTGAGGAACGCCGGTATGTCGCAGTCCACCTGGCATAGCCATGCCCCTCTCCAAGATGGCACGCACCTCAAAAACCGGCGACGAGGCAATAGGCTTGCCAGTCTTAACATCAAACATCTTTCGTGGCTTCCAGTTCATAAGAGCGTCGGCAAATAAAGCAACTACATCAAGATGATCTTTGTACTTTTCGTGCACATCTCGCATGACATCAGCGTACGCCTTGTTGACCGAGTCGAAATCGTCGGGAATGTCACTAGAAGGATACCGTTTCTGCAAGGCTTCAACCAGGGCCTTCTCCAGCGGCGAAACATGGCCCGTCTTGCTTAAAGCAATTTGAGCAACCTTGTGACACTTTGGAAAAGCTTTTGCAAGATCATCTCGGTCAAACATTGCCCAGGTCTTATTATAGTTGGCTCCCGCAGCGTAAGCGAATCCCCAATAGGCCATGGCGCAATCGGCATCGTGGGCGATGCATTGCATGAAGCATCGGCAAGCTTCTTCGTGGTTGAATGAGTAAGTCCAGACTAGGCCGCGGTTGAACCATCCTTGAGCTTCCGTGCTCTTGGCCGTGATGGGCATATGGTAGTCACCCGTGTCAAAGTACGGCTCACTGACCGACTGTTTCTCGGGAACCTCAAATTCAAAAGGCATCTGACACAATGTTAGCTCCTGTCAACCACAGGAGATGTAACCTTACTTTGGCAGAGGCGCTTGTCTCCAATGTTTGACACTTGGGATGGATTGGGGGTAGCCAGTCATCATTGTATAACCTTTAGATGCGCTCTTTTAAACCGACTGTTCAGGATTCCACAATAATATCTAGCCCGGATACTTCCGAATCGTACCAGTTCGGCCGGAGCATTACATGAGAAAGTTCGCCGCTGTAGATTCCTCAGAACTCAGAAGCATGTCTAGCTTTTGCTCGTGGGCCATGCCAAGCTTACTCGAAGTAATGCTCTTCAGCGCAGCGGATCTCACCCAAGTTGGGCTAGGTACACGGACTTCTCGCACAGTAGGCCAGATATGGCTTGGTACCAAGGCCCACCTCTCATGGATGCTGCCGCTTTGAACATGGAAACGACTGGAGAAAGTCTCCGCCATCTCTCCGCGCTCCAAAAGTGCCGGTTTAATATCATTACCAATCACAGAGGCTTAAACCACATCGGTCGAATTGATAATACACCCGAACTCTCGCTGATTAAAATGGTCATGCTTTTGTTCATTCGCCACACCAGATGGACTAGCCTAAGAGAGATATTTAAAACAGACGTCCTTACTCAGAATACCCAAGTAACATTACATCCATTTTATACCATGAGCTCCTCCAAGGAACGTCGCACCAGGTTGCTGGAATCTCTCCCATGGGCTGAGCATCCACTCATCTCAAGCGCACCTATGAGCGGCTTCGCAACAAACGAATTGGCCGTGGCCGTATCGAAGGCTGGAGGCCTTGGCCAGATCGGCTTTACAGGCAGCCCCGGAATCCTGCAGAGGGAGCTAGAACAGGCGAAACAGAAGCTGCATGGGACTTCGATATTCGACGAGACATCCAAGGTGCTTCCTATCGGCGTTGGTATCATCGCTTTTGGTGGACCCGCCAGTCCTTGGACACAGACGTTTGCCAAGTATAAGCCAGCAATGGTCTGGCTATCCTTCGGGACAGACATCGAGTTCAAGTTATGGGCTGACAACATCCGCGCCGCGTCGCCTGAGACCAAAATATGGATCCAAGTCGGAAGCGTCAAGGCAGCTCTCCAGGCAGCGAGTTGTTCTGCACCGGACGCTCTCGTACTACAGGGCAGTGATGCCGGTGGTCATGGTCATAAACACGGAGCAAGCATAATCACCCTAATACCTGAAGCCTTAGACGCACTGCACGAGAAAGGACTATCCAACATTCCCGTAATCGCTGCCGGCGGTGTCATGGATAAGCGGAGCGTGGCGGCAGCCATCGCCTTAGGCGCTTCAGGTGTTGTCATGGGCACGCGCTTCTTGGCGAGTCATGAGATCGAGGTGGAGGATCAAGTAGCGGATGAATGTCTTGCTGCCCGTGACGGAGGTGAGACTACTGTCCGATCACGAGTTTTTGACGATATTTGGGGACACAATTTCTGGCCGGATATGTATGATGGCAGATGTTTACGAAATTCCATGTATGATAACGTGGAGGAAGAGGGCATGAGTATCCAGGAAGCTCGGTTGGCGCTTAGCACTCAAAATGGAGGCGAGGGATCTGTGGTAAGGGATTCATATACGATATGGGCAGGAACAGGGGTTGGGATGctcaagaaaaaggagagGGCTGCCGACATTGTAAAGCAGATACGAGAAGAAACAAAGGAGCTGATGAAATCTTTGGCGGGAGACACATAAATTCCTCTATGAATACTCTGCTAAAGACCATTCTATATAATAATGGAGAGGAAACAAGTGACTTGTCTGGATGATCTGCCAGCATCAGCACATTGACTGCCAGTATCCtcaaatctcatcatccCATATTATAATTCCAAATCTTTCTGAAGGCTTGTGATAACAGACTGAAGATGCTTGGCTGTACGGAGGCAGCTGAAAAACGACGCAGGCTCAATGCTACGAGGACAGAAATCCGCCGGATAACTGGCCTCTGTagtcttgatcttcttgcaAGTCGTCCCAGCTCGGCATAATTCGTGACCCCTTTCATGCACCCGCCATTGCCGAGTGATGAAGGCAATGCATATCCGGCTGAGCTTGTCGGTTTCGATACGAAGCAGAACCTTGGCTAGGGGCCAGACATATTGACGGTTAAGCTTGTACTCGATGTGATGGTCATTAGGGTCCATGAGTGCGAGGCATATCTGTGTGTAGGACTGCTCGTCATCTGGTACGAGAGCGCGTTGTTCCAGGTCTCTGATGAATGATTGGCACGATGAAGTCGCCTCCGTCATAACCGCTCCAAAGAGCAGCACGTTCCCGGCGATTTGACTAGGTGCGTTGTTGATATCGCCGCAACTATTACAATCCAGGACTTTCTGCGCCAGCTCCGCTGACTTGCGCTGCCTCGTAATAATTCCCGACAGGTCATGTGTGCTGGTCTGTTATTCATATGTTCCCTGACCATTTCCCCGCATTGACATTGTGTATTTGAGTCAGGGTTGTTGACGCCACCAACGACTTGGGACTTCTCAACATGAGTCTGAGTGCGTTGGCTTTGCGACGTGTCATTGGGAGTATATGCAGCACTCATCATAGCGTCCAGTGCCGACCATTCAGACCAGCAAAACTCATCAGGTGGGGTCGGGAAAGTCATCGGGACAGCTAGTGTATCAAGCGTCATGGCGCTGTCGAACTCCTCCGGTATATCAGGACTTTCAAACAGGAGACCCTCATTCGGACGGGCGGCAGCAGCACTGCACTGGTTTGGCGGGGTGCCCCGTCGTTTTAATGGCCGTCCAATAGGTCGAGTTGGAGAGTATCGACACGACAAGCCGAATCGATGGCAACGTGCACATGGATTCTCATTGGAACATTTGATCTTACGCTTCCCTGTATCGGTGATTAGCGATCAGTCATGAGCCACGGAGTATTGATGTGCATACTACAATGGTCACATGTTTTCCGTATTTCTCGGGTCGGACCTTTCGCTCTGGGGGACTCCATAACTTCTCTTGCGCCGGAGACTGCTGTGTACTGGGGCGTGAAGTCAATCCAAGGCTCTGCCGTGTTGAAACGGCACCGTCCCTTGTTTTTGAATGTGGCCGCACTTGCGGAGAAGGCGGTGATTTAAAAACCCAATCTGCACAGCCATGACATACGAACTTTTTGGGCCTCATTCTGATTGGCCACCTGCACATCAACCAAATCCACATCGCGGAGACTTTTTCTACTGGTACATAGCTCAACAAAGATGGAAATTACCCAGCAGGTCTTTGCACAAGTCGCATGAGGCACTGTGCCCTGGTAGGTCATTAATGTAAGAATAACTACTAAGCATTGCGTCGCTAGCAACACCCCGCTGACTACTCTGTCGTTCCCAGTTCACCCGCTCCCCAATATCAGACTTTTCCTTCGTCCTGTTTACAGCGGCAGCATGCCATCATACTGCTTGAGGCCCTCGAGCGGCTGAACGTAGTTGACACGATTACCAACAAAGAGCTCAGCGTGCATCGGGCCAATATTCCTATACTGCGAGTCCAAGTTTCCGACTTTAATCGAGAGAACCTCCGGAGCAGCCTCTGGAACGCCAAAGACCTCGGTGCCGCAGTTACCACAGAAGTTATGATGGTAAAGCTTGCCAGAGTCTCCTAGGTGAGGGTAAGTTCGTGGGTCGCCTGCGATTAACGTCAGTTCAATAAGTACCAATCTGAATCATGCACGGTCATTCTTACCTTTGGTCACCTTGAAGGCATTGCGGGGAATAATCAGGTTTGAGCTGAAGGCACTAGTTGTACGCTGGAATCTTGATTGTCAATAGGTGTTCTAAATATTTTCTTGTTGtagttgatgttggcgagAGTTACTACCTTCTGGCAAGGGTTACAGTGACAGATGGCTTTGGTGCCGGTTTCAACTAAGCAGGGGCCAAGAATTAGCATATGAACTTTATAAAACGTTGCCGAGGACTATATAAACATGGGGAAAAATTTCATGTAGAGTCTCTCTCACCATTAGCAGAGTAGCGGATAGCACCGCACTGGCAGCCTCCAGTAAGACCCATTGTGATGAATATTGAGAATATTGGCTTCGACAAAATTGATATCAGTGAACTAAAAGGATGATAAGCGACGTGATAAAATATTCAAGAAGGGAGAAGGAACGTTTTATAGACAGAAAGACGCATGGGAAGTTGAAGCGTCTGGGATTTCCTAAAGGTTGTACTGAATAGAGTAGCAACGTGGTGTGGCTATATCCACAGGAGCTTATTTAGCAACAAACCAGATGTCATAACGTAACTCGTAACCTGTGCCAGCGCATTTAACACCAAGAGAATTACTAAAAGCTTAAATTTCTACTCCACTATGGATAAACCATGCAGGCGTTATTTGTTTTCGATCTAAGCTCTGTGCGATTAACAAAGCTGTTTGAAGGGGTGTATGGACCAGGCTACAGGAGCATGACATAACAAGGCCGAGCCTGCAcaaattatataataattccGATTATCAGGCAGTAAGTTTGCTTTTAGCGAGATACTATGTAAATGAATGGccttttatatatctaaCGTAAGTAAGTAATTCTTAGTATCACTTTACACTGTCTCTCCTGTTGTTCAGGGCCTGGGTAAAAGACTCTGTTAAACAGTTAGTAGTGGCCTTCTCCAACGAGGCTTGAAGTCTTACCTCCAAGCTTCCAACGAGTGCTAAACGCTTCAAGAGTACATCGAAGTTCCTCTAAGTGCTCACTCGTAAGACCATCTACATATAGTTTATCCACCCGAATGGCAGCGCCCTGCAGACAGCATATGCCAAGAAAGCAGGGCCGGCTGGTATTACTCCAGCCTCTGCTGCGGAGAATCTCGCCCTCAGTGTGAAACGTGTCGAATATCATATTGTGTACGCATTGAACAGCAGATCGTGTTTCAGGACTGCTATGAGCGGATATCTGGGGATTCTGCAGAGAGTACAAAATGGCCAAAGCGCTGCTTACATGTAAGTCTAACTGGCTCATCCATATGAGGATACTTACCTGAGAGCCATGGCTACAGTCTCGCAAAGTGGAAATGACTTGCCCTGCGTTCTGGATATAAGAGAGCTCACTAGCTTGTGAAGATCTGTTtcggcttcttctctttgcaTTGGGTCTGAACTGACCACGGCATCAAGGATTTTACCTATGCGTAAAGCGACTTGTGCTCGTGCTAAAAACTTGCGAGATAAGTCATCGCCGTAAaggtcctcctcctccgcctctcCAATTGCGAGACCTACAAATCGACGGTTGAGGCCAACGAACTGTGGTATGCGGGGTTCGAAGTGGGATAGTGTGATGGTACTGCAATGACCATTCATATACTCATTAGTCTGAGATTCACTCGCCGATACCGACACTTACCTATCAAGCAGTATGATCCCGCTCCAGCACAGATCAAGTTTCGTTATCTCGGGTCTTGGCCCCTTGTCTTGGCTACACTCATCCAGCTTACTCTCGGCCGGACTGAGCTGCTGTGCGAGACTCGTGCACACACTGAGAGTTCCATAAGCATCCTTGCTCAATCCA
Above is a window of Fusarium oxysporum Fo47 chromosome XII, complete sequence DNA encoding:
- a CDS encoding uncharacterized protein (expressed protein); protein product: MESPRAKGPTREIRKTCDHCRKRKIKCSNENPCARCHRFGLSCRYSPTRPIGRPLKRRGTPPNQCSAAAARPNEGLLFESPDIPEEFDSAMTLDTLAVPMTFPTPPDEFCWSEWSALDAMMSAAYTPNDTSQSQRTQTHVEKSQVVGGTSTHDLSGIITRQRKSAELAQKVLDCNSCGDINNAPSQIAGNVLLFGAVMTEATSSCQSFIRDLEQRALVPDDEQSYTQICLALMDPNDHHIEYKLNRQYVWPLAKVLLRIETDKLSRICIAFITRQWRVHERGHELCRAGTTCKKIKTTEASYPADFSASVQPSIFSLLSQAFRKIWNYNMG
- a CDS encoding Mss4-like protein; its protein translation is MGLTGGCQCGAIRYSANVETGTKAICHCNPCQKRTTSAFSSNLIIPRNAFKVTKGDPRTYPHLGDSGKLYHHNFCGNCGTEVFGVPEAAPEVLSIKVGNLDSQYRNIGPMHAELFVGNRVNYVQPLEGLKQYDGMLPL